From a region of the Leucoraja erinacea ecotype New England unplaced genomic scaffold, Leri_hhj_1 Leri_781S, whole genome shotgun sequence genome:
- the LOC129694745 gene encoding probable G-protein coupled receptor 139 — protein MAASDLLVGITDPFLRQTIQIHFPYSLLNITPICATTEALVFAITAVSVWLTVAFTFDRFVAICCEKLKTRYCTEKTAAVIIGAVIVLGCLENVPQWFKYESANEFDNLTWDCSVKSTYYTSSAWVAYRVMHRVLNPCIPFFLILLLNVLTVRRIVAASRVRRGLRGRSNGENYKDPEMENRRKSVVLLFSITGTFILLWAAQAIFYIFTGIAKLRVDYTPTGIYYITRVTSTFLQLLSTCTNTCIYVLTQSKFRAELIHAVKFPVSAIRSLVRS, from the coding sequence atggcagcgtctGATCTCCTGGTCGGCATCACCGATCCGTTTCTGCGACAGACTATTCAAATTCACTTCCCATATTCGTTGCTGAACATTACTCCCATATGCGCGACTACCGAAGCCCTGGTCTTTGCAATCACCGCAGTCTCTGTTTGGCTGACGGTCGCCTTCACCTTCGATCGGTTTGTGGCTATTTGTTGTGAGAAGCTGAAAACAAGATATTGCACTGAGAAAACGGCGGCTGTAATTATCGGGGCAGTGATTGTGCTGGGCTGTTTGGAAAATGTCCCGCAGTGGTTTAAGTACGAATCAGCGAACGAATTTGATAATCTTACCTGGGATTGCTCCGTTAAATCCACCTACTATACGTCGTCTGCTTGGGTCGCATATCGTGTCATGCACCGCGTTCTAAACCCTTGTATCCCGTTCTTTCTGATACTTCTGCTCAATGTGCTGACGGTCAGGCGGATTGTAGCGGCCAGCAGAGTCCGCAGGGGTCTCCGGGGCCGCAGCAATGGGGAGAATTACaaggacccggagatggagaaccGCAGGAAATCTGTGGTTTTACTCTTTAGTATCACGGGCACTTTCATATTGCTGTGGGCAGCACAGGCCATATTTTACATTTTCACGGGTATTGCGAAGCTGCGAGTTGACTACACCCCCACCGGTATATACTATATCACAAGGGTCACGTCGACGTTCCTGCAGCTGCTCAGTACCTGCACCAACACGTGTATTTACGTGTTGACCCAGAGTAAATTCAGGGCTGAGCTGATTCACGCGGTTAAATTCCCAGTGAGTGCAATTCGGTCACTTGTACGTTCGTGA